The DNA region TTTCCTAAACGCCTTTGGGTCGTTGTACCCCGAATTGTAAATTACCTCTGTCATTTGCTGTGTAGTTTGTTCCAACAGCTTTTTTGCCGCCTCAATCCGCGTTTGCTGCAAATACTCAATCGGCGTAATCCCAATCACCTGTTTAAAGCGCCTCACAATATTTCGCCTGCTCGATGGAATGTCTCTAATCATCTCTTCTATCGTGGCAACATCCTGATATTTAGTTTCAATCTTCTCCTGAGCCGAGGCCACAATCTCATCGTTATGGTGGCGAATCGGTTGGAACGAACTAAAATACGATTGGTTGTGCCGATCCATATCAATAGCGAAAATTTTCGCTGCTTTAATCGCCATCTCCTTTCCGCAATGATTTTGAAGCAAATGTAAAAGCAGGTGGAATGACGAAGTTGCGCCGCCACTAGTGTATAGTTTCCCATCTTGCGTTACGGTTTTATCAGCCATTAATTTTACAAAAGGAAAGGCTTGTGCAAAGGCTTTAGAAGCGTCGACATGCGTTGTGGCAACTTTTCCATCCAATAAACCGGTTGCGCCAAGTAAAAAAGCCCCCGTACAAACCGTAGCAATCTCCGCACTTTGTTGATATTGTTTAATCAGCCACGGAATAAATGCCGCATTTTTCGAAACCGCATTCTTAATATCGTCCGTAGTAAATGCCGGAATCAATATCAGATCATAACTTTCTTCCGCCCGAATCGATTTCGCTTCGTAAGCACCAAACACAACATCCTTTGTATCGCCGAGGTTGAGCACACTGAGGCTGTACGGTGCATCCATCCCTTTTTCGGTGTGGAACTTGTTTGCAGTTTCAAATACATCTAAAATAGCCGCTACACTCAGCAGCTTGTATTGCTCGGTAAGCAGAATGGCAATGTTTTTCATTTGGTTAAATGCTAGGGCATCGTAAATATATAGATTTTTGTCTGAAACGCCCCCTACATTTGACTTTTACAGCAACGATACACAATATTATTATGGCCTAACTTTAAACTAAGTTATTAAGCTAAAAATTGGCCTATGAAAACCCAACCAAATAGTACCAAAATGTACGGCATAGTGGTGTTGTACCAAATGCAAACCGACTTTTTTTTGCGGGCATTGGATGGCATCGATCAAAAAGATGCGCAAAACCGATTAAATACCCAGGCCAACCACATCGCGTGGATTACCGGAAGCGTAGTTTCAGGAAGATTTTATCTGGCCAAATTGTTGGGAATTGATGTGCAAAGCGAAACCGGTGATTTATTTGAAAACAACGCAGGCATTATCGCCGATGCCACTTATCCGAGCCTTGCCAACTTTAAAAAAGACTGGGAGAAAATTTCGGCCCCGCTGGAGGTTGCTTTAACGCAGGTATCGGATGATAAATTGAACGAAAACGTTGAAATGCCCGGTATGCAAATTACGCTTTTCGACATGATCAGTTTTACCAGTTACAGAGAAGCAAATTGCATTGGGCAAATTGCGCTTTGGCGCAGGCTATTAGGGTACCAAGGCATGAAATATATGTAGTTTATGGAAAAAATAAATCGCGAAATGGGCCAATCGTTGCTGGCACTCGAAAACTTGTTAACCAAAGTTGATCCCACCGACATCAATAAAATACCTTTCGAGGGAAGTTGGACAGCCGGTGAGCTTGTGCAACACCTTATTTTGTCGAATGGAGGTTTTGTAGAAGTCGTAAACGGATCGGCAACCGAAACGAGCAGGCCCGCCGATATGAAAATTTCGGAAATCAGAGATATCTTTTTAAATTTTGGTGTCAAGTTCGATTCGCCGGAATTTATTTGCCCCGAGAAAAAGGATTACGATAAGCTGCTGCAACTTAACGAACTCCGGCGCATCAGGGCCGAGCTGGGCAAAGCCATCCAAACACTCGATTTAACCAAAACCTGCAATTCGTTCGAGCTTCCTGGAATGGGCTATTTAACCCGTATGGAAGCCATGTACTTTGTACTTTACCATACCCAAAGGCATACCAGGCAGTTGGAAAACATTTACAGCAATTTAGTATGAAGAGTGAGAAACTGAAGCTTTTAGCGCCCTATACCGGGGTTTGGACAACTGAAGGCAAAACAGTAGATGGCCATATCATCAGCGGAACTGATACCTACGAATGGTTGCCAGGCGGTTCGTTTCTGACACATAAAGTGGATGTTACCATCGGTAAAGATGAAATTAAACTGCTCGAGATTATCTATTATGATGATTTGGAAGATGTGTTTAGGTCGCAATCCTTCGATAATCATGGCAACATCGCCGTTTCGACCCTAAAAATTATCGACGATATTATTCTTATTTTTTCCGAGCGGGAAAGGTTTCAGGGGCATTTCAAAAAAGGAAGTATAGATGGCGTTTGGGAACAGTTCACCCGAGGCAGCTGGTGCTCGTCGATGAATATCAAACTTACAAAGCAAGGCACATAAATTACCCATCATCAATAGTGTAACAGCGCTTAAATAATTAATTGTATTAATCGAATAAATAATAACCAATTTTAAATTAAAAATTAAAGAAATGGCAACATTAAACACTTATTTAAACTTCAATGGTAACACCGAAGAGGCGTTCAACTTTTACAAATCAGTTTTTGGCGGCGAATTTTTAGTTGTTCAACGCTTTGGCGACACACCGGGCTGCGACGGAATGCCGTCGACCGATAAAGAGAAAATTATGCACATTGCACTTCCCGTGGGGCCAAACATACTTATGGGTACCGACGTTACGCAACCCATGCCCGCCGCAACCCTTGGTACGGGTATCTCAATATCTGTTGATGCTGCGAGCGAGGAAGAGGCCAAAGCCTTATTCGAAGGTTTATCTGCTGGCGGAACAGTAACAATGCCCCTCGAAAAAGCTTTTTGGGGTGCGCTGTTTGGTATGGCTACCGACAAATATGGCATCCAGTGGATGGTGAATCACGATTACGATAAAACAGATAAATAGAAAGAACGAATGAATGAAAACAATGGAAAGTGTGTACTTTTTTCTATTTTTAAAATAAACTAAAACCAAACGATATGAAAATTGCGGTAATTATTGCCAGAGTTTTACTGGGTGTGATGTTCCTTTTCGGGGCCATCACCTATTTTTTTAACATAAAAGTGGGCGAGATGCCCAAAATGTCTGCCGATCAAACCACGTTTATGGCTGGCGTTATGGCATCGAAATATTTGATGACGCTAATTAAGGGCACAGAACTGGTTTCGGGTATTTTATTGTTAATTGGAAGAACAGCGCCGTTGGCGGCAATTCTTATTTTTCCGGTAACGTTAAACATATTTTTGTACCACGCTTTTTTGGGGCCAGAGCAATTGCCCATGGTGGGTGCAATGTTGCTCATCAACTTGTTCTTATTTTATGCTTATCGCCATAAGTATTTGCCAATAATTGCGAAATAGCAAGCGTAAAATTAACCAGATACCCATCAGCTGTCATCCGATAGCTATCGGATCTGAGGCTTTCGACTTCAGCTTGTATTGAGCCTTTCGTCTACGCTCAAGATAAACTCCAGTCGAAATGCTCAGGATGACAATATTTTTTCGTTTTATCCTTAAATTAATAGCATTGCCCCTGTCTGCGGCAGGCAGGGGATTGGAACGGATGCCAATCCGATAGCTATCGGATTTTTTCTAATTGGCAGGAGGGAAAGCTCCAAGGGAGTGCCTTTGGCACGGAGCGTACGATGCCAAAATGCGCTGCACGTTCATTTCCGTAAAAATAAGAGGCCTAAATAATTTATTTGGAAACGATCGCTCGCAAAACCTCAAACTATGTGACCCTATGTGCCTATGTGGTTCAATTTTGGTACGCAATTTTTCAGTTTAGAGTTATATGAAGCAACCATATACCCGCCTGACCGGACGGGCAGCAATGCTATTAAGTTAAGCTAAGGC from Pedobacter endophyticus includes:
- a CDS encoding DinB family protein; this encodes MKTQPNSTKMYGIVVLYQMQTDFFLRALDGIDQKDAQNRLNTQANHIAWITGSVVSGRFYLAKLLGIDVQSETGDLFENNAGIIADATYPSLANFKKDWEKISAPLEVALTQVSDDKLNENVEMPGMQITLFDMISFTSYREANCIGQIALWRRLLGYQGMKYM
- a CDS encoding DinB family protein; translated protein: MEKINREMGQSLLALENLLTKVDPTDINKIPFEGSWTAGELVQHLILSNGGFVEVVNGSATETSRPADMKISEIRDIFLNFGVKFDSPEFICPEKKDYDKLLQLNELRRIRAELGKAIQTLDLTKTCNSFELPGMGYLTRMEAMYFVLYHTQRHTRQLENIYSNLV
- a CDS encoding DoxX family membrane protein, producing MKIAVIIARVLLGVMFLFGAITYFFNIKVGEMPKMSADQTTFMAGVMASKYLMTLIKGTELVSGILLLIGRTAPLAAILIFPVTLNIFLYHAFLGPEQLPMVGAMLLINLFLFYAYRHKYLPIIAK
- a CDS encoding VOC family protein produces the protein MATLNTYLNFNGNTEEAFNFYKSVFGGEFLVVQRFGDTPGCDGMPSTDKEKIMHIALPVGPNILMGTDVTQPMPAATLGTGISISVDAASEEEAKALFEGLSAGGTVTMPLEKAFWGALFGMATDKYGIQWMVNHDYDKTDK
- a CDS encoding GlxA family transcriptional regulator, with translation MKNIAILLTEQYKLLSVAAILDVFETANKFHTEKGMDAPYSLSVLNLGDTKDVVFGAYEAKSIRAEESYDLILIPAFTTDDIKNAVSKNAAFIPWLIKQYQQSAEIATVCTGAFLLGATGLLDGKVATTHVDASKAFAQAFPFVKLMADKTVTQDGKLYTSGGATSSFHLLLHLLQNHCGKEMAIKAAKIFAIDMDRHNQSYFSSFQPIRHHNDEIVASAQEKIETKYQDVATIEEMIRDIPSSRRNIVRRFKQVIGITPIEYLQQTRIEAAKKLLEQTTQQMTEVIYNSGYNDPKAFRKVFRKTVGMTPTEYRDKFKAR